The segment GTACGCAGCCGGGATTTACGCCGGAGTTTTTCACCACTCAATGACAATTCGCCCATGATGGTGTCAAAGATGTCCAGCGCGTCATCCGTGGCGCTTTTCTCCAGGTACTGCATGGTGACCAGCAAGGTGGCAAGACGGCGCTCCCGCGACATCTGGGCAAGATGACCAGACCAGGCGGTTAAACCTTGCCGACTCAGCACGCGGATTCTGGCCTGTGGAATATCGTCCAGTTTGATTTTTCCTACACCCAGAGCGCGAATATCCTCAATGCGTTTCAGTGCTGGATGAGTCCAGGTGATTTTTGCCGAGTGGGTGGAGTTCGCAACACGTCAAGCCGACTCCGCCTTTGTTTTTCTGGCACTACAAGCACTTCTGCCAATGTGTCGGTCTGATTCGCATCGAGCCGGGCCGTAATTTGTCTATGCAGCCGGGTCATGACCCGCTCGCGTACCCGCACCACAATCTGAGCAAGAACGGTTGGGCCAGGAAGAATGACGTGGCGCTGAATCAATCGCTGTGTCAGCCGATCAAAAAGTTCAATGGGGCGTTCATCCGTCACCAGGAGATGCGCGTACAGGAAACGCATTAAATGCAGGACTTCGACAGCGTCGAAGTCCTTGTAGCCAAGCATTTTTCGGATTTCGGTTTGATGGTTGAACCGCGTTTCTCGGCGATCAAGGTAACGGTGAAGTTGGATGGATCTTGGCAGTTGAAGCTGAACAGCAAGAGTACGAATAACGCTGTCTGGAACGGCAAGCGGATCAGA is part of the Deinococcus fonticola genome and harbors:
- a CDS encoding DUF4158 domain-containing protein, yielding MGFDFLTDEDLALYGRFRGDPSPQQFHDFFHLDEEQLKRIAELRHPHTKLGFALQLTTLKFLGTFLSDPLAVPDSVIRTLAVQLQLPRSIQLHRYLDRRETRFNHQTEIRKMLGYKDFDAVEVLHLMRFLYAHLLVTDERPIELFDRLTQRLIQRHVILPGPTVLAQIVVRVRERVMTRLHRQITARLDANQTDTLAEVLVVPEKQRRSRLDVLRTPPTRQKSPGLIQH